Proteins found in one bacterium genomic segment:
- a CDS encoding pilus assembly protein N-terminal domain-containing protein, whose product MRPGTAGLLAAVLAISGNPALATAAAGAGAVTGIIVERSEVDARIVIGVDRTFHYAIDRRPDRVVILLDPAGAVAADHTLSIGPVQRLRVRSIAGVPPRAEITVFTSAPVRAADSFVDHGALVVTLRTRSGPASAESRTASGPGTAFREDTVPPREPRQTQRIAGRILIARTLTLDEGTGRLLDLEHVTRVAVSDPRIIGVVPLSVREVLVSGRSVGRATLYVWDARERLLSYAVEVRAANDPFRDLRRALAALLPTAAITVTEVRGGRPDAAAPGPAGAAPGYAPPPPPLPQPGEPVPAAARSGAQSVVLSGTVETQGDRAKAEDVARAFVSGVVNLLTVRRPVQVNLQVQVVELDRTAQKSLGIVWGGGQQVPGAPPSLNGGVYNLQILTAPSLSASGLDLLIAQLEALSQRGEARLLARPALVVMAGRTASLLLGGQVPVPVAGANGTVTVEYKDFGVILAVRPDYQDDGRLFLQVTPEVSTLDFADAVRVSGFEIPALRVRRAQTMVALRPGETLVLGGLLQREDAAQVQKVPLLADLPVIGALFRSRSFQRRESDLLILVTPQLVDTPQTP is encoded by the coding sequence TCGCCGCCCCGACCGCGTCGTGATCTTGCTCGACCCTGCCGGCGCGGTGGCGGCCGACCATACCCTCAGCATCGGGCCGGTGCAACGACTCCGGGTCCGATCCATCGCCGGTGTGCCGCCCCGCGCCGAGATTACCGTGTTCACCTCCGCGCCGGTGCGCGCCGCGGACTCGTTTGTCGACCACGGCGCGCTGGTGGTCACGCTGCGCACCCGATCCGGCCCAGCCTCGGCGGAGAGCCGGACGGCTTCGGGCCCGGGCACCGCGTTCCGGGAGGACACGGTCCCGCCGCGTGAGCCGCGCCAAACACAGCGGATCGCCGGCCGCATTCTGATTGCCCGCACCCTGACACTGGATGAGGGAACCGGCCGGCTGCTGGACTTGGAGCACGTGACACGCGTCGCCGTGAGCGATCCGCGGATCATCGGGGTCGTACCGCTCAGCGTTCGAGAAGTGCTTGTGAGCGGGCGGAGCGTGGGACGTGCCACCCTCTACGTTTGGGACGCTCGGGAGCGGCTGCTGTCGTACGCCGTCGAGGTGCGCGCCGCGAACGATCCGTTTCGTGATCTGCGGCGCGCGCTGGCAGCTTTACTGCCGACGGCAGCCATCACCGTCACGGAGGTGCGCGGCGGGCGCCCCGACGCCGCCGCGCCGGGGCCCGCGGGCGCGGCGCCCGGATACGCACCTCCGCCGCCTCCGCTTCCCCAGCCGGGCGAGCCTGTGCCGGCCGCCGCCCGATCCGGCGCTCAATCCGTGGTGTTGAGCGGAACTGTGGAGACGCAGGGTGACCGCGCCAAGGCCGAGGACGTAGCCCGCGCGTTCGTCTCGGGGGTCGTAAATCTCCTTACGGTGCGTCGGCCGGTCCAGGTAAATCTCCAGGTCCAGGTCGTCGAGCTCGATCGGACCGCCCAGAAGAGCCTCGGAATCGTGTGGGGCGGCGGTCAGCAGGTCCCCGGTGCGCCGCCGTCGCTCAACGGCGGCGTCTACAATCTCCAAATCCTTACCGCGCCCAGCCTCTCAGCCAGCGGACTCGATCTGTTGATCGCTCAGCTTGAAGCGCTCTCGCAGCGAGGAGAAGCGCGCCTCCTCGCCCGTCCCGCGCTTGTCGTGATGGCCGGCCGGACCGCCTCGCTGCTTCTGGGAGGCCAAGTGCCCGTCCCCGTGGCGGGCGCCAACGGCACCGTGACGGTGGAGTACAAGGATTTCGGCGTGATTCTCGCCGTGCGGCCGGACTACCAAGACGACGGGCGGCTGTTTCTGCAAGTCACGCCGGAAGTCAGCACGCTCGACTTCGCCGACGCCGTCCGAGTGAGCGGATTTGAGATCCCTGCGCTGCGCGTGCGGCGCGCTCAGACGATGGTTGCCCTGCGGCCCGGCGAGACGCTCGTGCTCGGCGGTCTCCTGCAGCGCGAAGACGCCGCCCAGGTCCAAAAGGTGCCCCTGCTGGCCGATCTTCCGGTCATCGGCGCGCTGTTCCGCTCCAGGTCGTTCCAGCGTCGAGAGAGCGACCTGCTGATCCTCGTCACCCCGCAGCTCGTCGATACACCGCAGACGCCATAA
- a CDS encoding TadE family protein, with protein MDRLPGTGVFHHTETQRGSAALEFALVLPFVLALIGAIIDGGWALHQAALVTAAAEAAQRTVALQDTGAGHCAGGPPLTYGDASTAAAATGAPTLDPSRMAVTVRYLEPACTGRMRTLVVDVTYTLHALTPWFAGLLNGRRLTAEAASAVEELPPPWWGSAAQVQVDQSQIAAQQAQIDSLTSAYQGVLAAYHAETSFASALSQSAAYYYARWLQLVNGGGSDGTHER; from the coding sequence ATGGATCGGCTACCGGGCACCGGAGTGTTCCACCACACGGAGACGCAGCGCGGCTCGGCAGCGCTCGAATTCGCGCTGGTCCTGCCGTTTGTGCTGGCGTTGATCGGCGCGATCATCGACGGCGGTTGGGCCCTCCATCAGGCGGCGCTGGTCACGGCCGCCGCAGAAGCCGCCCAACGTACCGTGGCGCTGCAGGACACCGGCGCCGGACATTGCGCCGGAGGACCGCCGCTCACCTATGGCGACGCATCGACTGCCGCGGCGGCGACCGGCGCCCCGACGCTCGATCCCTCCCGCATGGCGGTCACGGTGCGCTATCTGGAACCCGCCTGCACCGGACGGATGCGGACGCTCGTGGTTGACGTGACCTACACTTTGCACGCGCTGACGCCGTGGTTTGCCGGTCTGCTGAACGGCCGCCGGCTGACGGCCGAGGCGGCGAGCGCCGTGGAGGAACTGCCGCCGCCCTGGTGGGGCTCGGCAGCGCAGGTCCAGGTGGATCAATCTCAAATCGCGGCGCAGCAGGCGCAGATCGACTCGCTGACGTCCGCGTATCAGGGTGTGCTTGCAGCGTACCACGCCGAGACGTCGTTCGCGTCGGCGCTCTCGCAAAGCGCGGCCTACTACTACGCGCGGTGGCTACAACTCGTCAACGGGGGAGGGTCCGATGGAACGCACGAGCGGTAG